AATGCCACCATCAAACAAATTTTTGAATCTGATAGGCTGTTGCTATGAAACTGAACTTATTCCGGTGGGTATGCGAAAACCAACTTTCCGTGACAACTTCTTTGTTTAAAAATGGCTTATGGTAATCAGTTTCCTTGGGTTACAGGGATTGCAACTGACAACCGAAGCAGAAATACATAAAGGTAGGAGAGGAAGTGACCTTTTAAGGAAAGGTTATTATCCATCGCATGAAAAACTTAACGAAGAAATACACAGCCAGGtgaaaatatatgaaaaaatgtCGGACGTTCAAAGAGTAGCCTTGCAGTTACAGCAAAAAGGAGAAAACAGCGAAAAGCACTTGGTTGCCGCTGCTATAAAGAGTCTTCAACCTGAGGAGAGAGATACAATCCGTTACACCTCTACAAGTAAATTGGTACCAGGGGCTCAACCAACTACAAGCAACCAGCTTGATGTTGCTAGCAATTATGCATCATATTCCCCTTCTTGGTACGAGCAGCAAAGCCAAGAGCTTAGCAACAGTATATACAGAAGTCGATATGAACCACCACCTACCTCATGGCAGCCGAACATAGCTGTTAGTTGTTCATCAAATACGGACAATTATTCCTCTATGGAATCATCTCAGGTATAGCAAAACGAAGAGAGCTAGATACAATCTTGGAGCAACAGACATTCGTGATATATATTGCCATTGATGTTATAAATGAAATATGAGACCAGTCCATTGTAGTGATACATTCAGTCTTTGTACATAAATGTAAATAGTTGTGATGGTTAAGAGACAGCTGAACCCTCGTTGGATATAGAACAAAGATCTGACGGATTTTGCAACattaattttttgcaatttatgTTTTGTCGACAAACATTGTTGAACTTGAATGCTTAGTTAGGCGAATGAACATTCTTTAGCAAACATGGAACCCGAGAAGGGAAATAAATGACATGCGAG
The genomic region above belongs to Watersipora subatra chromosome 1, tzWatSuba1.1, whole genome shotgun sequence and contains:
- the LOC137406483 gene encoding uncharacterized protein — translated: MNTTLAALFYLGIIVPTVITITVFLGFLFCLYKRNLRKKMMRLSRRALPPPPGGLDKSKNNNRSCEKFDKWSQHSDDSAIDVEEAETSLDEKLAAGGIILEAKALQSSKHSYENEGLQLTTEAEIHKGRRGSDLLRKGYYPSHEKLNEEIHSQVKIYEKMSDVQRVALQLQQKGENSEKHLVAAAIKSLQPEERDTIRYTSTSKLVPGAQPTTSNQLDVASNYASYSPSWYEQQSQELSNSIYRSRYEPPPTSWQPNIAVSCSSNTDNYSSMESSQV